One Neodiprion pinetum isolate iyNeoPine1 chromosome 1, iyNeoPine1.2, whole genome shotgun sequence genomic window carries:
- the LOC124224690 gene encoding rho GTPase-activating protein 20 isoform X5, giving the protein MPTRCKRMFVKRVNVFDNDDGYVSDYSQNFASMTLQVQRLAEYERYLGQEARNVVENGNGVGSAAVLQRGQLEGDLHRIQELFPGDNLRLHERDVLTTKMKNLIRKRTNGSTGRLTRVLSQKCLNSANGAPAPKSPPRTFLLETPVQFTTGMQSQERHLFLFSDLLLIAKARSGGNFKLKQSVRMSELWLTAGHIEDVAESNKSQDTSFVLGWPTTNVVATFMTAAARDLWWGRLTELVREESMKEPPDTNIQVVYHDSDTNTEYCKTIMVGPEMTAGACVNLATRLLDLQGPFQLWARTSSDESPYPLIGHERPFAIKLSNLRHTISAEEGFDLEHCNKSGHDNCHFILRPVLKSPIKKNKSKISGLLRRSLSLNPSIFGVNLSRLDENGLPKPVLVMLQQLFAKGPFTQGIFRKSANVRIVRELRDQIESTGDPSCLEDAPVIAVAALLKDFLRSLPDPLLTSHLFPLWMASLDTANSVQTIKSILDRLPKANYTLLSHLICVLHHVARRSKHNLMCASNLGVCCGPSLLWSPSPSVNQSRAIPALTEMLIRHCETLFGEGVTQLLGEERSDSGAEESTDSLHSGGLSLDSLDLTEPPRKDHMSLSRDSGLTLSDCQLFIPESPVGSEDSTVNASTSSFDKTVIKEDKSSKSYVRVYSGWEERMNGYASGNQSNVSQNFREDKGNAHPNPNFQRQDWLRAQLKRTPRTKLEEQEQRKERFEDKDIYRRDFMRQDSMKENVENCKDMFRSQMDLAQEMRVEYDRLSQQEACTERVSIHDSEQDLNSRDSPLSADRYDFKKDHFADFKKVKSEAYINRESPVSQNGSYHSGSDLYEFKKVKSEIYVNKESRSEHYEYNKSENNIYGNRETINDIYTAREQGDLYSFKQAEAIDIYGDEDDGERTWPDTPPPLPPRLRHLPPVHMSLDDRHKIASRSRSLPPPPPYRPPPQPRAPITTRHLGYPRSIVDDESYV; this is encoded by the exons GTGCAGAGGCTCGCGGAATACGAGAGGTACCTTGGGCAGGAGGCCCGAAACGTTGTGGAGAACGGAAATGGAGTAGGAAGCGCAGCGGTCCTACAACGGGGTCAACTGGAGGGTGATCTTCACCGAATCCAGGAACTCTTCCCCGGGGACAATCTGCGCCTCCACGAGCGGGATGTTCTCACTACG aaaatgaaaaacttgatACGCAAGCGGACTAATGGTAGCACTGGACGGCTGACGAGGGTACTTTCACAAAAATGTCTGAACTCGGCTAATGGCGCTCCAGCTCCAAAGTCACCACCGAGAACCTTTCTGCTGGAAACACCTGTACAGTTTACCACC GGAATGCAGTCCCAGGAGAGACACTTGTTCCTCTTCTCGGATCTCCTTCTGATAGCGAAAGCACGAAGTGGCGGTAACTTCAAATTGAAGCAGTCTGTCCGCATGAGCGAACTCTGGTTAACGGCCGGTCATATCGAGGATGTTGCCGAGTCGAACAAGTCTCAGGATACGAGCTTCGTCCTGGGATGGCCAACGACGAACGTCGTAGCGACTTTCAT GACCGCTGCAGCTAGAGATTTGTGGTGGGGACGGCTTACGGAACTCGTGAGAGAGGAGAGCATGAAGGAGCCTCCAGACACGAACATTCAAGTCGTTTACCACGACAGCGATACCAACACGGAATAT TGCAAGACGATCATGGTTGGGCCAGAGATGACCGCAGGCGCGTGTGTCAATCTAGCAACGCGTCTGCTGGACCTCCAGGGACCGTTCCAGCTTTGGGCTAGAACGTCATCGGACGAGTCCCCGTACCCGCTGATCGGACATGAAAGACCGTTCGCCATCAAGTTGTCAAACCTGCGGCACACGATATCGGCAGAGGAGGGCTTCGACCTGGAACACTGCAACAAAAGCGGCCACGACAACTGCCACTTCATACTGAGGCCCGTTCTCAAGTCCCCGATAAAGAAGAACAAGTCGAAGATCTCCGGCCTCTTGAGGAGATCGCTCTCCCTGAACCCCAGCATCTTCGGCGTGAATCTTTCGAGGCTCGACGAAAACGGACTGCCGAAACCCGTGCTCGTAATGCTCCAGCAACTGTTTGCAAAGGGCCCCTTCACCCAGGGAATCTTCCGGAAATCAGCCAACGTCAGGATAGTCAGAGAACTCAGGGACCAAATCGAGTCGACGGGGGATCCGAGCTGCCTCGAAGATGCCCCTGTGATCGCGGTCGCGGCACTGCTCAAGGACTTCCTGAGGTCACTGCCCGACCCCCTACTGACGTCACACCTGTTCCCACTCTGGATGGCGAGTCTGGACACTGCTAACTCCGTACAAACAATAAAAAG CATTTTGGACCGTCTACCCAAGGCCAACTATACCCTCCTCTCCCACTTGATATGCGTTTTGCATCACGTTGCCAGACGGTCGAAGCACAACCTGATGTGCGCTAGTAACCTCGGCGTCTGCTGCGGACCCAGCCTCCTTTGGTCTCCCAGCCCATCCGTTAATCAAAGCAGGGCGATACCGGCGCTGACCGAAATGCTCATACGCCACTGCGAGACCCTCTTCGGCGAAGGAGTCACCCAACTCCTTGGCGAAGAGAGGAGCGACAGCGGTGCCGAGGAAAGCACCGATAGTCTACACT CAGGTGGTCTTTCGTTGGACAGTTTAGACCTGACGGAACCGCCGCGAAAGGATCACATGTCGTTATCCCGGGACTCGGGTCTCACCTTGTCGGACTGTCAATTGTTCATCCCAGAGTCGCCGGTCGGTTCGGAAGATTCGACTGTGAACGCGTCGACATCGAGCTTCGACAAGACCGTGATAAAGGAGGACAAGTCGAGTAAATCTTACGTGCGAGTTTATAGTGGCTGGGAGGAGCGTATGAATGGTTACGCGTCTGGGAACCAGAGTAACGTGAGTCAAAACTTCCGCGAGGACAAGGGCAACGCGCATCCGAACCCGAATTTCCAACGTCAGGACTGGCTCAGAGCGCAGCTGAAACGAACGCCGAGAACGAAGCTCGAGGAGCAGGAACAGCGGAAGGAGAGATTCGAGGACAAGGATATATACCGGAGAGATTTCATGCGGCAAGATTCGATGAAGGAAAACGTCGAGAACTGCAAGGACATGTTCAGGTCACAGATGGATCTTGCGCAGGAGATGCGGGTCGAGTATGACAGGCTGTCGCAGCAGGAAGCCTGCACCGAGCGAGTATCGATACACGACTCTGAGCAGGATCTGAACAGCCGTGACTCACCCCTGTCCGCCGACCGGTACGACTTCAAGAAGGACCATTTTGCCGATTTCAAAAAGGTCAAGTCCGAGGCGTACATAAACAGAGAGTCGCCGGTGTCTCAGAACGGCAGTTATCACTCCGGGAGCGACTTGTACGAGTTCAAGAAAGTTAAAAGCGAGATATACGTGAATAAAGAGTCTCGGAGCGAGCACTATGAGTACAATAAATCCGAGAACAATATATACGGCAACAGGGAGACGATAAACGACATTTACACCGCCAGAGAGCAGGGTGATCTTTACTCCTTCAAGCAGGCCGAAGCCATCGACATTTACGGGGATGAGGACGACGGCGAGCGCACTTGGCCCGATACTCCGCCGCCGCTACCTCCGAGACTCAGGCATCTGCCACCGGTGCATATGAGCCTCGATGACAGGCACAAAATCGCCAGCAGGTCCAGGTCTCTGCCTCCCCCGCCCCCCTACCGACCCCCGCCGCAGCCCCGTGCCCCAATCACGACGAGACATCTTGGATACCCGAGATCCATTGTGGATGACGAGAGCTACGTTTAG
- the LOC124224690 gene encoding rho GTPase-activating protein 20 isoform X6: MCNETAQGRAAKESMWSYVWQKLFNNSYQVQRLAEYERYLGQEARNVVENGNGVGSAAVLQRGQLEGDLHRIQELFPGDNLRLHERDVLTTKMKNLIRKRTNGSTGRLTRVLSQKCLNSANGAPAPKSPPRTFLLETPVQFTTGMQSQERHLFLFSDLLLIAKARSGGNFKLKQSVRMSELWLTAGHIEDVAESNKSQDTSFVLGWPTTNVVATFMTAAARDLWWGRLTELVREESMKEPPDTNIQVVYHDSDTNTEYCKTIMVGPEMTAGACVNLATRLLDLQGPFQLWARTSSDESPYPLIGHERPFAIKLSNLRHTISAEEGFDLEHCNKSGHDNCHFILRPVLKSPIKKNKSKISGLLRRSLSLNPSIFGVNLSRLDENGLPKPVLVMLQQLFAKGPFTQGIFRKSANVRIVRELRDQIESTGDPSCLEDAPVIAVAALLKDFLRSLPDPLLTSHLFPLWMASLDTANSVQTIKSILDRLPKANYTLLSHLICVLHHVARRSKHNLMCASNLGVCCGPSLLWSPSPSVNQSRAIPALTEMLIRHCETLFGEGVTQLLGEERSDSGAEESTDSLHSGGLSLDSLDLTEPPRKDHMSLSRDSGLTLSDCQLFIPESPVGSEDSTVNASTSSFDKTVIKEDKSSKSYVRVYSGWEERMNGYASGNQSNVSQNFREDKGNAHPNPNFQRQDWLRAQLKRTPRTKLEEQEQRKERFEDKDIYRRDFMRQDSMKENVENCKDMFRSQMDLAQEMRVEYDRLSQQEACTERVSIHDSEQDLNSRDSPLSADRYDFKKDHFADFKKVKSEAYINRESPVSQNGSYHSGSDLYEFKKVKSEIYVNKESRSEHYEYNKSENNIYGNRETINDIYTAREQGDLYSFKQAEAIDIYGDEDDGERTWPDTPPPLPPRLRHLPPVHMSLDDRHKIASRSRSLPPPPPYRPPPQPRAPITTRHLGYPRSIVDDESYV; the protein is encoded by the exons GTGCAGAGGCTCGCGGAATACGAGAGGTACCTTGGGCAGGAGGCCCGAAACGTTGTGGAGAACGGAAATGGAGTAGGAAGCGCAGCGGTCCTACAACGGGGTCAACTGGAGGGTGATCTTCACCGAATCCAGGAACTCTTCCCCGGGGACAATCTGCGCCTCCACGAGCGGGATGTTCTCACTACG aaaatgaaaaacttgatACGCAAGCGGACTAATGGTAGCACTGGACGGCTGACGAGGGTACTTTCACAAAAATGTCTGAACTCGGCTAATGGCGCTCCAGCTCCAAAGTCACCACCGAGAACCTTTCTGCTGGAAACACCTGTACAGTTTACCACC GGAATGCAGTCCCAGGAGAGACACTTGTTCCTCTTCTCGGATCTCCTTCTGATAGCGAAAGCACGAAGTGGCGGTAACTTCAAATTGAAGCAGTCTGTCCGCATGAGCGAACTCTGGTTAACGGCCGGTCATATCGAGGATGTTGCCGAGTCGAACAAGTCTCAGGATACGAGCTTCGTCCTGGGATGGCCAACGACGAACGTCGTAGCGACTTTCAT GACCGCTGCAGCTAGAGATTTGTGGTGGGGACGGCTTACGGAACTCGTGAGAGAGGAGAGCATGAAGGAGCCTCCAGACACGAACATTCAAGTCGTTTACCACGACAGCGATACCAACACGGAATAT TGCAAGACGATCATGGTTGGGCCAGAGATGACCGCAGGCGCGTGTGTCAATCTAGCAACGCGTCTGCTGGACCTCCAGGGACCGTTCCAGCTTTGGGCTAGAACGTCATCGGACGAGTCCCCGTACCCGCTGATCGGACATGAAAGACCGTTCGCCATCAAGTTGTCAAACCTGCGGCACACGATATCGGCAGAGGAGGGCTTCGACCTGGAACACTGCAACAAAAGCGGCCACGACAACTGCCACTTCATACTGAGGCCCGTTCTCAAGTCCCCGATAAAGAAGAACAAGTCGAAGATCTCCGGCCTCTTGAGGAGATCGCTCTCCCTGAACCCCAGCATCTTCGGCGTGAATCTTTCGAGGCTCGACGAAAACGGACTGCCGAAACCCGTGCTCGTAATGCTCCAGCAACTGTTTGCAAAGGGCCCCTTCACCCAGGGAATCTTCCGGAAATCAGCCAACGTCAGGATAGTCAGAGAACTCAGGGACCAAATCGAGTCGACGGGGGATCCGAGCTGCCTCGAAGATGCCCCTGTGATCGCGGTCGCGGCACTGCTCAAGGACTTCCTGAGGTCACTGCCCGACCCCCTACTGACGTCACACCTGTTCCCACTCTGGATGGCGAGTCTGGACACTGCTAACTCCGTACAAACAATAAAAAG CATTTTGGACCGTCTACCCAAGGCCAACTATACCCTCCTCTCCCACTTGATATGCGTTTTGCATCACGTTGCCAGACGGTCGAAGCACAACCTGATGTGCGCTAGTAACCTCGGCGTCTGCTGCGGACCCAGCCTCCTTTGGTCTCCCAGCCCATCCGTTAATCAAAGCAGGGCGATACCGGCGCTGACCGAAATGCTCATACGCCACTGCGAGACCCTCTTCGGCGAAGGAGTCACCCAACTCCTTGGCGAAGAGAGGAGCGACAGCGGTGCCGAGGAAAGCACCGATAGTCTACACT CAGGTGGTCTTTCGTTGGACAGTTTAGACCTGACGGAACCGCCGCGAAAGGATCACATGTCGTTATCCCGGGACTCGGGTCTCACCTTGTCGGACTGTCAATTGTTCATCCCAGAGTCGCCGGTCGGTTCGGAAGATTCGACTGTGAACGCGTCGACATCGAGCTTCGACAAGACCGTGATAAAGGAGGACAAGTCGAGTAAATCTTACGTGCGAGTTTATAGTGGCTGGGAGGAGCGTATGAATGGTTACGCGTCTGGGAACCAGAGTAACGTGAGTCAAAACTTCCGCGAGGACAAGGGCAACGCGCATCCGAACCCGAATTTCCAACGTCAGGACTGGCTCAGAGCGCAGCTGAAACGAACGCCGAGAACGAAGCTCGAGGAGCAGGAACAGCGGAAGGAGAGATTCGAGGACAAGGATATATACCGGAGAGATTTCATGCGGCAAGATTCGATGAAGGAAAACGTCGAGAACTGCAAGGACATGTTCAGGTCACAGATGGATCTTGCGCAGGAGATGCGGGTCGAGTATGACAGGCTGTCGCAGCAGGAAGCCTGCACCGAGCGAGTATCGATACACGACTCTGAGCAGGATCTGAACAGCCGTGACTCACCCCTGTCCGCCGACCGGTACGACTTCAAGAAGGACCATTTTGCCGATTTCAAAAAGGTCAAGTCCGAGGCGTACATAAACAGAGAGTCGCCGGTGTCTCAGAACGGCAGTTATCACTCCGGGAGCGACTTGTACGAGTTCAAGAAAGTTAAAAGCGAGATATACGTGAATAAAGAGTCTCGGAGCGAGCACTATGAGTACAATAAATCCGAGAACAATATATACGGCAACAGGGAGACGATAAACGACATTTACACCGCCAGAGAGCAGGGTGATCTTTACTCCTTCAAGCAGGCCGAAGCCATCGACATTTACGGGGATGAGGACGACGGCGAGCGCACTTGGCCCGATACTCCGCCGCCGCTACCTCCGAGACTCAGGCATCTGCCACCGGTGCATATGAGCCTCGATGACAGGCACAAAATCGCCAGCAGGTCCAGGTCTCTGCCTCCCCCGCCCCCCTACCGACCCCCGCCGCAGCCCCGTGCCCCAATCACGACGAGACATCTTGGATACCCGAGATCCATTGTGGATGACGAGAGCTACGTTTAG
- the LOC124224690 gene encoding rho GTPase-activating protein 20 isoform X4 codes for MRRHEDFIANYHSVNSPMRCGVWCKDCTVMWFKFHKRYYNVQKLHQDLVQRLAEYERYLGQEARNVVENGNGVGSAAVLQRGQLEGDLHRIQELFPGDNLRLHERDVLTTKMKNLIRKRTNGSTGRLTRVLSQKCLNSANGAPAPKSPPRTFLLETPVQFTTGMQSQERHLFLFSDLLLIAKARSGGNFKLKQSVRMSELWLTAGHIEDVAESNKSQDTSFVLGWPTTNVVATFMTAAARDLWWGRLTELVREESMKEPPDTNIQVVYHDSDTNTEYCKTIMVGPEMTAGACVNLATRLLDLQGPFQLWARTSSDESPYPLIGHERPFAIKLSNLRHTISAEEGFDLEHCNKSGHDNCHFILRPVLKSPIKKNKSKISGLLRRSLSLNPSIFGVNLSRLDENGLPKPVLVMLQQLFAKGPFTQGIFRKSANVRIVRELRDQIESTGDPSCLEDAPVIAVAALLKDFLRSLPDPLLTSHLFPLWMASLDTANSVQTIKSILDRLPKANYTLLSHLICVLHHVARRSKHNLMCASNLGVCCGPSLLWSPSPSVNQSRAIPALTEMLIRHCETLFGEGVTQLLGEERSDSGAEESTDSLHSGGLSLDSLDLTEPPRKDHMSLSRDSGLTLSDCQLFIPESPVGSEDSTVNASTSSFDKTVIKEDKSSKSYVRVYSGWEERMNGYASGNQSNVSQNFREDKGNAHPNPNFQRQDWLRAQLKRTPRTKLEEQEQRKERFEDKDIYRRDFMRQDSMKENVENCKDMFRSQMDLAQEMRVEYDRLSQQEACTERVSIHDSEQDLNSRDSPLSADRYDFKKDHFADFKKVKSEAYINRESPVSQNGSYHSGSDLYEFKKVKSEIYVNKESRSEHYEYNKSENNIYGNRETINDIYTAREQGDLYSFKQAEAIDIYGDEDDGERTWPDTPPPLPPRLRHLPPVHMSLDDRHKIASRSRSLPPPPPYRPPPQPRAPITTRHLGYPRSIVDDESYV; via the exons GTGCAGAGGCTCGCGGAATACGAGAGGTACCTTGGGCAGGAGGCCCGAAACGTTGTGGAGAACGGAAATGGAGTAGGAAGCGCAGCGGTCCTACAACGGGGTCAACTGGAGGGTGATCTTCACCGAATCCAGGAACTCTTCCCCGGGGACAATCTGCGCCTCCACGAGCGGGATGTTCTCACTACG aaaatgaaaaacttgatACGCAAGCGGACTAATGGTAGCACTGGACGGCTGACGAGGGTACTTTCACAAAAATGTCTGAACTCGGCTAATGGCGCTCCAGCTCCAAAGTCACCACCGAGAACCTTTCTGCTGGAAACACCTGTACAGTTTACCACC GGAATGCAGTCCCAGGAGAGACACTTGTTCCTCTTCTCGGATCTCCTTCTGATAGCGAAAGCACGAAGTGGCGGTAACTTCAAATTGAAGCAGTCTGTCCGCATGAGCGAACTCTGGTTAACGGCCGGTCATATCGAGGATGTTGCCGAGTCGAACAAGTCTCAGGATACGAGCTTCGTCCTGGGATGGCCAACGACGAACGTCGTAGCGACTTTCAT GACCGCTGCAGCTAGAGATTTGTGGTGGGGACGGCTTACGGAACTCGTGAGAGAGGAGAGCATGAAGGAGCCTCCAGACACGAACATTCAAGTCGTTTACCACGACAGCGATACCAACACGGAATAT TGCAAGACGATCATGGTTGGGCCAGAGATGACCGCAGGCGCGTGTGTCAATCTAGCAACGCGTCTGCTGGACCTCCAGGGACCGTTCCAGCTTTGGGCTAGAACGTCATCGGACGAGTCCCCGTACCCGCTGATCGGACATGAAAGACCGTTCGCCATCAAGTTGTCAAACCTGCGGCACACGATATCGGCAGAGGAGGGCTTCGACCTGGAACACTGCAACAAAAGCGGCCACGACAACTGCCACTTCATACTGAGGCCCGTTCTCAAGTCCCCGATAAAGAAGAACAAGTCGAAGATCTCCGGCCTCTTGAGGAGATCGCTCTCCCTGAACCCCAGCATCTTCGGCGTGAATCTTTCGAGGCTCGACGAAAACGGACTGCCGAAACCCGTGCTCGTAATGCTCCAGCAACTGTTTGCAAAGGGCCCCTTCACCCAGGGAATCTTCCGGAAATCAGCCAACGTCAGGATAGTCAGAGAACTCAGGGACCAAATCGAGTCGACGGGGGATCCGAGCTGCCTCGAAGATGCCCCTGTGATCGCGGTCGCGGCACTGCTCAAGGACTTCCTGAGGTCACTGCCCGACCCCCTACTGACGTCACACCTGTTCCCACTCTGGATGGCGAGTCTGGACACTGCTAACTCCGTACAAACAATAAAAAG CATTTTGGACCGTCTACCCAAGGCCAACTATACCCTCCTCTCCCACTTGATATGCGTTTTGCATCACGTTGCCAGACGGTCGAAGCACAACCTGATGTGCGCTAGTAACCTCGGCGTCTGCTGCGGACCCAGCCTCCTTTGGTCTCCCAGCCCATCCGTTAATCAAAGCAGGGCGATACCGGCGCTGACCGAAATGCTCATACGCCACTGCGAGACCCTCTTCGGCGAAGGAGTCACCCAACTCCTTGGCGAAGAGAGGAGCGACAGCGGTGCCGAGGAAAGCACCGATAGTCTACACT CAGGTGGTCTTTCGTTGGACAGTTTAGACCTGACGGAACCGCCGCGAAAGGATCACATGTCGTTATCCCGGGACTCGGGTCTCACCTTGTCGGACTGTCAATTGTTCATCCCAGAGTCGCCGGTCGGTTCGGAAGATTCGACTGTGAACGCGTCGACATCGAGCTTCGACAAGACCGTGATAAAGGAGGACAAGTCGAGTAAATCTTACGTGCGAGTTTATAGTGGCTGGGAGGAGCGTATGAATGGTTACGCGTCTGGGAACCAGAGTAACGTGAGTCAAAACTTCCGCGAGGACAAGGGCAACGCGCATCCGAACCCGAATTTCCAACGTCAGGACTGGCTCAGAGCGCAGCTGAAACGAACGCCGAGAACGAAGCTCGAGGAGCAGGAACAGCGGAAGGAGAGATTCGAGGACAAGGATATATACCGGAGAGATTTCATGCGGCAAGATTCGATGAAGGAAAACGTCGAGAACTGCAAGGACATGTTCAGGTCACAGATGGATCTTGCGCAGGAGATGCGGGTCGAGTATGACAGGCTGTCGCAGCAGGAAGCCTGCACCGAGCGAGTATCGATACACGACTCTGAGCAGGATCTGAACAGCCGTGACTCACCCCTGTCCGCCGACCGGTACGACTTCAAGAAGGACCATTTTGCCGATTTCAAAAAGGTCAAGTCCGAGGCGTACATAAACAGAGAGTCGCCGGTGTCTCAGAACGGCAGTTATCACTCCGGGAGCGACTTGTACGAGTTCAAGAAAGTTAAAAGCGAGATATACGTGAATAAAGAGTCTCGGAGCGAGCACTATGAGTACAATAAATCCGAGAACAATATATACGGCAACAGGGAGACGATAAACGACATTTACACCGCCAGAGAGCAGGGTGATCTTTACTCCTTCAAGCAGGCCGAAGCCATCGACATTTACGGGGATGAGGACGACGGCGAGCGCACTTGGCCCGATACTCCGCCGCCGCTACCTCCGAGACTCAGGCATCTGCCACCGGTGCATATGAGCCTCGATGACAGGCACAAAATCGCCAGCAGGTCCAGGTCTCTGCCTCCCCCGCCCCCCTACCGACCCCCGCCGCAGCCCCGTGCCCCAATCACGACGAGACATCTTGGATACCCGAGATCCATTGTGGATGACGAGAGCTACGTTTAG